A stretch of Paenibacillus sp. URB8-2 DNA encodes these proteins:
- a CDS encoding DoxX family membrane protein, protein MFFRFLRKNVFAAGVLLLLRLIVGWKWLESGWGKLTGDKAFDATGFLNNAVSKPVLDNATKEVLYPNFTWFIEYFALPNAKLFNFLIPLGEFLVGLGLILGILTTAAAFFGLLMNFMFLFAGTVSVNPWLILLGSIILVAGANAGKFGGDFYVLPFLRKVLPFYSKDVENIKTTSV, encoded by the coding sequence ATGTTTTTTCGTTTTTTGAGGAAGAATGTATTTGCGGCTGGAGTATTACTCCTTCTGAGATTGATAGTAGGTTGGAAATGGTTAGAATCCGGATGGGGAAAACTAACGGGTGATAAGGCTTTTGATGCAACTGGTTTTTTAAACAATGCGGTCTCCAAACCGGTTCTGGACAATGCGACGAAAGAAGTCCTTTACCCCAATTTCACCTGGTTTATTGAGTACTTTGCGCTTCCTAATGCAAAACTGTTTAACTTCCTCATTCCGTTGGGCGAATTTTTAGTTGGCTTGGGCTTAATCCTCGGTATTTTGACCACGGCAGCAGCATTTTTTGGACTGTTAATGAATTTCATGTTTTTGTTTGCCGGAACTGTGTCGGTCAATCCATGGCTTATCCTACTTGGAAGCATAATCCTAGTGGCGGGAGCCAATGCAGGAAAATTTGGAGGGGACTTTTATGTACTTCCTTTCCTACGTAAAGTCCTTCCTTTTTATTCAAAAGACGTTGAAAATATTAAAACAACAAGCGTCTGA
- the tnpA gene encoding IS200/IS605 family transposase — translation MANKSYSLAHTKWMCKYHIVFTPKYRRKEIYNQVRKDVIEIVKRLCKYKGVEILEGHMMPDHVHMLVAIPPKISVSAFMGYLKGKSALMIFEKHAQLKYKYGNRKFWAEGYYVSTVGLNEATVAKYIREQEAHDQAIDKLSVKEYEDPFSDKRNKKK, via the coding sequence ATGGCAAACAAGAGCTATAGTTTAGCTCACACAAAGTGGATGTGCAAATACCACATTGTATTCACCCCGAAGTATAGACGGAAAGAGATTTATAATCAAGTGCGGAAAGACGTAATCGAAATAGTCAAACGTCTATGTAAGTACAAGGGAGTCGAAATTTTAGAAGGTCACATGATGCCAGATCACGTACATATGCTGGTCGCCATACCTCCCAAAATTTCAGTATCGGCATTTATGGGATATCTGAAGGGAAAAAGTGCGCTCATGATCTTTGAGAAGCATGCCCAACTAAAGTATAAATATGGGAACCGAAAATTTTGGGCGGAAGGGTACTATGTGAGCACCGTGGGTTTAAATGAAGCCACCGTAGCAAAATACATTCGAGAACAAGAAGCACATGACCAAGCTATAGATAAACTGAGTGTAAAAGAGTACGAAGATCCATTTAGCGACAAAAGGAACAAAAAGAAATAA
- a CDS encoding FAD/FMN-containing dehydrogenase, whose translation MKKTWIVLAAVTMVFALGTAVYAATDKDKGFQEMLPQMKQMHPDVSEQQLQEMYNNCKSNGKGMSGMMNGEAGGMMGNMMNGSMQNMMNSSTTASQ comes from the coding sequence ATGAAGAAAACTTGGATTGTATTGGCAGCAGTTACCATGGTGTTTGCTCTGGGTACAGCGGTGTACGCCGCAACGGATAAAGACAAGGGCTTTCAAGAAATGCTCCCTCAGATGAAGCAAATGCATCCGGATGTATCGGAGCAGCAGCTTCAGGAGATGTATAACAACTGCAAGAGCAATGGGAAAGGTATGTCCGGCATGATGAATGGCGAAGCGGGCGGTATGATGGGGAACATGATGAATGGCTCCATGCAGAACATGATGAACAGTTCGACAACTGCAAGTCAGTGA
- a CDS encoding hydrogenase small subunit: protein MIRGSEMMKISRRDFLKWSVAAAVSLKVDLDIDRLNTVLAAETDPPVIWLNGASCSGCTLSTLNVTNPTTIDDVLLNKVSLKYTTTLMTTVGESAVQILDQAANQYTGEFILVVEGAIPTAENGYYCVIGELNGQPITMMKAILKYGPMAKYIVSAGTCSSFGGVPAAAPNTTSAVSVKSLLSGKTKNPIINLPGCPVHPTVLIQTLLDLILIGTPSLDMSNRPTKYYRTMIHHVCPRITTPKVSQPGIYGCYMEIGCKGPMTNNVCPSFKWNNGNGWCVEVDHPCIGCANASFPTNPLTSEKC, encoded by the coding sequence ATGATCCGAGGGAGTGAAATGATGAAGATTAGCAGAAGAGATTTTCTTAAATGGTCTGTAGCAGCTGCAGTATCACTAAAGGTTGATCTTGATATCGATAGACTAAATACCGTGCTTGCAGCAGAAACCGATCCACCGGTTATTTGGCTTAATGGCGCAAGTTGTTCAGGATGTACACTATCAACTTTAAACGTTACTAATCCAACAACGATCGATGATGTACTGTTAAACAAAGTTAGTTTGAAGTATACTACAACTCTTATGACTACAGTAGGGGAAAGTGCTGTACAAATTCTTGATCAAGCAGCTAATCAGTATACCGGAGAATTTATACTTGTCGTTGAAGGTGCAATACCAACTGCAGAAAACGGATATTATTGTGTGATTGGTGAACTAAATGGACAACCGATTACAATGATGAAGGCAATACTTAAATATGGTCCTATGGCTAAGTATATAGTATCAGCAGGAACCTGCTCTTCTTTTGGAGGTGTACCGGCAGCCGCCCCGAATACAACATCTGCTGTATCGGTAAAATCATTATTAAGCGGCAAGACTAAAAATCCTATTATTAACCTCCCAGGTTGTCCAGTTCATCCAACGGTTTTAATACAAACTTTGCTTGATCTTATCTTAATAGGGACACCTTCATTGGATATGTCTAATAGACCAACTAAATATTATAGAACAATGATTCACCATGTATGCCCTAGAATAACTACTCCTAAGGTATCGCAGCCAGGTATCTATGGATGCTATATGGAGATTGGCTGTAAAGGGCCAATGACTAACAATGTATGTCCATCCTTCAAATGGAATAACGGAAATGGATGGTGTGTAGAGGTTGACCATCCATGCATTGGATGTGCAAATGCAAGTTTTCCAACTAATCCGTTAACTAGTGAAAAGTGCTGA
- a CDS encoding IS630 family transposase (programmed frameshift), producing MKLRAYAVCLTPDQQKELQGVCSKGKVAARSLRRAQILLWADENRVGGKLSDTTIAEQLHIHTNTVYLVRKTFSEKGLQAAVERKKRLTPPNPPKVTGELEAKIIALSCSTPPAGRSRWTLRLLADKTVELGYIDSISYDTVDRILKKNELKPHLRKCWCIPPKQNAAFVAAMEDVLEVYHLPYDSECPVICMDEKPFQLLDDARKPIPMKPAKPLREDSEYVRHGTCSIFIFTEPLVGWRHVSVRPRRTKMEWAEQVRELLDVHYPSAPKIRLVMDNLNTHSIASLYEAFEPETALRLAKRLEIHYTPKHGSWLNIAEIELSVMTRQCLARRIPSIEELASELTEWESARNASQRGIDWQFTTKDARIKLKRLYPQFKD from the exons ATGAAACTACGTGCATATGCGGTTTGCTTGACCCCGGATCAGCAGAAAGAATTACAAGGGGTGTGCTCAAAAGGGAAAGTGGCCGCACGCTCACTCCGGCGAGCACAAATTCTGTTGTGGGCGGACGAGAACCGGGTGGGCGGCAAGCTTTCGGACACCACCATTGCGGAGCAATTACACATCCACACCAACACGGTATATCTGGTCCGTAAGACCTTTTCGGAAAAGGGATTACAGGCTGCTGTCGAACGAAAAAAGAGACTGACACCGCCAAATCCTCCAAAGGTTACCGGCGAACTGGAGGCGAAAATCATCGCGCTCAGTTGCAGTACTCCGCCCGCTGGAAGAAGTCGGTGGACCCTTCGACTTTTAGCAGACAAGACCGTTGAACTGGGTTACATTGACAGCATTTCGTACGACACGGTGGACCGCATTTTAAA AAAAAACGAACTCAAGCCCCATCTTCGTAAGTGTTGGTGCATTCCACCGAAGCAGAATGCAGCGTTTGTGGCAGCCATGGAAGATGTATTAGAGGTCTACCATTTACCCTACGACAGCGAATGTCCCGTGATTTGCATGGATGAGAAACCGTTCCAACTGCTGGATGACGCTCGAAAACCGATCCCGATGAAGCCCGCCAAGCCGCTGCGTGAAGACTCCGAATACGTACGTCATGGGACCTGCAGTATCTTTATCTTCACTGAACCGCTTGTGGGCTGGAGACACGTCAGCGTTCGTCCTCGCCGCACAAAAATGGAATGGGCGGAGCAAGTTCGAGAACTGTTAGACGTACATTACCCGAGTGCACCCAAAATTCGTTTAGTGATGGATAATTTAAACACGCATTCGATCGCCTCGTTGTATGAAGCCTTTGAACCGGAAACCGCCTTGCGTCTAGCCAAACGGCTCGAAATTCATTACACCCCCAAACATGGCAGTTGGCTGAACATTGCTGAAATTGAGCTGAGCGTAATGACGCGCCAATGTTTAGCAAGACGAATTCCGTCAATAGAAGAATTAGCAAGCGAACTGACCGAATGGGAATCTGCTCGTAACGCTTCTCAAAGAGGTATAGATTGGCAATTCACTACCAAAGATGCACGGATAAAACTTAAAAGGCTTTACCCACAATTTAAAGACTGA
- a CDS encoding helix-turn-helix domain-containing protein, which yields MSYFYKEVGQNIRFYRKLRNFTQEQLGERTNFDQSYVGKIERGEINVSLETIEKIASSLDVLPNNFFERKQEVNSDAERAHLEKINLMLVGKNSKELKHIQKIINEILLLKEGD from the coding sequence TTGTCATATTTCTATAAAGAAGTTGGTCAAAATATTAGATTCTATAGAAAATTAAGAAATTTTACACAAGAGCAATTAGGTGAAAGGACTAATTTTGATCAATCTTACGTAGGGAAAATTGAGAGAGGAGAAATAAACGTTTCGTTAGAAACGATTGAAAAGATTGCGAGTTCTCTGGATGTTTTACCTAATAATTTTTTTGAAAGGAAACAAGAGGTAAACTCGGATGCTGAACGGGCACATCTTGAAAAGATTAACTTAATGCTGGTTGGGAAAAACTCTAAGGAGTTAAAACACATTCAAAAAATTATAAATGAAATTCTTCTTTTGAAAGAAGGTGATTAA
- a CDS encoding DGQHR domain-containing protein, producing the protein MNTLANQHAIENVLQYKMRGKVAYLGHMNSNVALHLTYVKPYDLPSGKGYQRPVDRKRCTDFALYLSKGENALFTPILLNAEANWEFVSYDKQRPSYGRLLCKEKASLMDGQHRLGGIKRYSQETNAEISVPFLAFHYLDEDEEIHLFDTINTKAKGIGLSLSRYLRRSSDDLSWIATELIIRNDSPFHNIGTITGKRSSGRHITLQNLYRALELLTNQPHIASLPREEKLLLSLVYFNSVKEIFSQEWMDYKDYRITHIVCINALSIAGCELIGRNVSENKKNINYAAITKTIKKIKKFDWSASGRLKYLKGLSGSKTLAADLIAQLLPE; encoded by the coding sequence ATGAATACGTTAGCGAATCAACATGCCATTGAAAATGTATTGCAATATAAAATGCGGGGAAAAGTCGCTTATTTAGGTCACATGAATTCCAATGTAGCCCTTCATCTTACTTATGTAAAACCATATGACCTTCCTTCAGGTAAAGGCTACCAAAGACCAGTTGATAGAAAGCGATGTACTGATTTTGCCTTATATTTATCCAAGGGTGAGAATGCATTATTTACTCCTATTCTCCTGAATGCTGAAGCCAATTGGGAATTTGTATCGTACGACAAACAAAGACCAAGTTATGGAAGACTTTTATGTAAAGAAAAAGCTTCTTTAATGGATGGGCAGCATCGCCTTGGTGGCATAAAAAGGTATTCCCAAGAAACCAATGCGGAAATATCAGTACCCTTTTTAGCATTCCATTATCTTGACGAAGACGAAGAGATCCATTTGTTCGATACCATTAATACTAAAGCAAAGGGTATCGGTCTTTCTCTCAGTAGATATTTACGCCGAAGCTCAGACGACCTAAGTTGGATCGCAACCGAGCTGATCATACGTAATGATAGTCCGTTTCATAATATTGGAACTATTACTGGTAAACGAAGTTCTGGAAGACATATTACTTTACAAAATTTATACCGTGCCCTTGAACTACTTACCAACCAACCTCATATCGCTTCTTTACCAAGAGAGGAAAAGTTGCTGTTATCGTTAGTGTATTTTAATTCAGTAAAGGAAATCTTTAGCCAAGAGTGGATGGATTACAAAGATTACAGGATTACACATATCGTTTGTATCAATGCTCTATCCATAGCAGGGTGCGAATTAATTGGACGGAATGTCTCTGAAAATAAAAAAAATATTAATTATGCTGCAATAACAAAGACGATTAAGAAAATTAAAAAATTCGATTGGTCCGCATCAGGAAGATTAAAGTATCTCAAAGGTCTGTCCGGTTCAAAAACATTGGCAGCGGATTTAATTGCTCAATTATTGCCCGAGTAA
- the tnpA gene encoding IS200/IS605 family transposase yields MSSDVNSLAHTKWNCKYHIVFAPKYRRQVIYGKLKQDIGKILRQLCERKNVEIIEAEACKDHIHMLVSIPPKLSVSAFIGYLKGKSSLMIFDRHANLKYRYGNRKFWCKGFYVDTVGRNKKVIQEYIQNQLQEDIVAEQITIMEYIDPFTGEEIKDNRKKKK; encoded by the coding sequence ATGTCATCTGATGTGAACAGTTTAGCACATACAAAATGGAATTGTAAGTACCATATCGTGTTCGCCCCAAAGTATAGACGCCAAGTAATCTATGGGAAATTGAAACAAGATATTGGGAAAATACTGAGACAACTATGTGAAAGAAAGAATGTAGAAATTATCGAAGCAGAAGCGTGTAAAGATCATATTCATATGCTGGTGAGTATTCCACCAAAGCTCAGTGTATCGGCGTTTATAGGATATTTAAAAGGAAAGAGCAGCTTGATGATCTTTGACCGACATGCCAACCTAAAGTATCGGTATGGAAATCGGAAATTTTGGTGTAAAGGGTTTTACGTGGATACCGTCGGAAGGAACAAGAAAGTGATACAAGAATATATCCAAAATCAACTGCAGGAGGATATCGTCGCGGAACAAATAACAATCATGGAATACATTGATCCATTTACAGGAGAAGAGATCAAAGATAATCGAAAGAAGAAGAAATAG
- a CDS encoding HelD family protein, with translation MEDNFQSAYQEEHERLTTALAEIDRQLTTLTNTPVYTGNDYTEQILEASREQRRGSLGKLRQEPYFGRLDFEESGDGERKALYIGKIGVDREQVSDRPLVIDWRAPVASLFYSFTGGMEPASYESPEGIVEGLVYLKRNVVIRKRILERVADTFDRESDGPAVSDEFLVYRLGENKDNRLRDIVSTIQEEQDRIIRAAKNTALIIQGVAGSGKTTVALHRLAFLLYQYKEQVAAERMIIFAPNRMFLDYISDVLPELGVGNIQQSTFADWAGDMLGLELPQNDAMETLNRWFEAPGGMPEITEQTPGRFKGSTVLMGIIEDAVRRLETSSVPEGDFSPWEGAVLPRRMILKWHNEEYAPYPPAKRKERVMARIHRWIEMELKKSPSAAALKDRKKKGAQREKAYGAKWPKYDPLTIYKQIFRAVKTPADWPSEDPEAIPAAVLKETRGQLKKGMVLEEDLPPLLYIHYLLNGDEGVQKFDHVVIDEAQDFSPFQIAVLDLYVRGHSFTILGDLSQGIHAYKGVHDWNEMQSLFAPEHTSYHALTRSYRSTMEIIDFANGILSAGVRSDLLAVPVFRSGSPVRLIQYGESREGDIRSALADLSGRDFRTVAILTRTLADAAHLYEVLSAHFDDIHLIDGGIAEYQGGLSVLPLYLSKGLEFDAAIVADADLESYGETAWDAKLLYVGCTRALHELWLLHNGRMPDYLREAANGGETAKGWPEAPSAAKTE, from the coding sequence TTGGAGGACAACTTTCAAAGTGCCTATCAAGAGGAGCACGAAAGGCTGACCACAGCGCTTGCGGAAATTGACCGGCAGCTGACAACGCTGACAAACACACCGGTGTACACGGGCAACGATTACACGGAACAGATTCTGGAGGCATCGAGGGAGCAAAGACGCGGCAGTCTGGGCAAGCTGCGACAGGAGCCTTACTTCGGACGGCTGGACTTCGAGGAGAGCGGCGACGGGGAACGCAAGGCGCTTTATATCGGCAAAATCGGCGTGGACCGCGAACAGGTTAGCGACCGCCCGCTCGTCATCGATTGGCGCGCACCGGTGGCGAGCCTGTTCTATTCGTTTACCGGGGGCATGGAGCCGGCTTCTTACGAATCGCCGGAGGGTATTGTCGAAGGGCTTGTGTATCTCAAGCGCAACGTGGTGATCCGCAAGCGGATTTTGGAACGGGTTGCGGACACCTTTGACCGCGAGAGCGACGGTCCGGCGGTGTCGGATGAATTTCTGGTCTACCGTCTGGGAGAGAACAAGGATAACCGGCTGAGAGATATCGTATCGACTATCCAGGAAGAGCAGGACCGCATTATCCGGGCGGCAAAAAACACGGCGCTCATCATCCAGGGCGTTGCCGGTAGCGGAAAAACGACAGTGGCGCTGCACCGGCTCGCCTTTTTACTGTATCAGTACAAGGAGCAGGTGGCGGCGGAGCGGATGATTATTTTTGCCCCGAACCGGATGTTTCTGGACTATATTTCCGATGTATTGCCCGAGCTTGGCGTCGGCAACATTCAGCAGAGCACCTTTGCCGACTGGGCGGGGGATATGCTGGGTTTGGAGCTGCCGCAAAATGACGCCATGGAGACGCTGAACCGCTGGTTCGAGGCGCCAGGCGGGATGCCCGAAATCACGGAACAGACACCCGGACGTTTCAAGGGGTCGACGGTACTGATGGGAATCATCGAAGACGCGGTGCGGCGGCTGGAAACAAGCTCTGTCCCGGAAGGGGATTTCTCTCCGTGGGAGGGGGCGGTTCTGCCCCGCAGAATGATTCTCAAGTGGCATAATGAAGAATACGCCCCTTATCCGCCTGCCAAGCGAAAGGAACGGGTCATGGCCCGGATTCACCGCTGGATCGAGATGGAGCTGAAGAAGAGCCCTTCAGCAGCGGCGCTGAAAGACCGGAAGAAGAAAGGGGCGCAGCGCGAGAAGGCCTATGGCGCCAAATGGCCCAAATACGATCCGTTGACGATCTACAAGCAAATCTTCCGCGCTGTGAAGACGCCTGCGGATTGGCCTAGCGAAGACCCAGAGGCCATTCCGGCGGCCGTGCTGAAGGAGACGCGCGGTCAGCTCAAGAAGGGGATGGTGCTGGAGGAGGATTTACCGCCGCTGCTGTATATTCATTACCTGCTCAACGGGGATGAAGGCGTGCAGAAGTTCGACCATGTCGTCATCGACGAGGCGCAGGATTTCTCGCCGTTTCAGATAGCGGTGCTCGATCTGTATGTGCGCGGACATTCCTTTACAATTCTCGGCGATTTATCGCAGGGGATTCATGCCTACAAAGGGGTGCATGACTGGAACGAAATGCAGTCCCTGTTCGCGCCGGAGCATACATCGTACCACGCGCTGACGCGAAGCTACCGGTCCACGATGGAAATAATCGATTTTGCCAACGGGATTCTGTCGGCGGGCGTTCGCAGCGACCTGCTTGCCGTCCCTGTATTCCGCAGCGGCAGCCCCGTTCGGCTGATTCAATACGGTGAGAGCCGGGAAGGCGACATCCGGTCGGCGCTTGCGGACCTGTCTGGAAGAGATTTCCGCACCGTGGCGATCCTGACCCGGACGTTGGCGGACGCAGCGCATCTCTACGAAGTTTTGTCGGCGCATTTTGACGATATCCATCTGATCGACGGCGGAATCGCGGAATACCAGGGAGGGCTCTCGGTGCTTCCGCTCTATTTGTCCAAGGGACTGGAGTTCGATGCTGCCATTGTGGCCGACGCCGATCTGGAATCTTATGGCGAAACGGCATGGGACGCGAAGCTCCTCTATGTCGGCTGCACCCGGGCGCTGCACGAGCTGTGGCTGCTCCATAACGGCAGAATGCCGGACTATTTGCGCGAAGCGGCGAACGGCGGGGAGACGGCTAAAGGGTGGCCCGAAGCCCCTTCTGCGGCGAAGACGGAATAG
- a CDS encoding NCS2 family permease, which translates to MNNDFWRRSLGIEPELNLKREWAAGIVSYFASVYIVMVNAAILHDAGMPLRAGMAATLLTAVAGCLLMAFGGKTPIIVVPGMGINAFYTYTLVHSMKLDWREALAVVVVTGLLFALVAFTSLYRILSDAIPSNLQHAITVGIGLFLTFIGLQKSEIVIAHRTTFVAIGHFSDPAVITSCVTLLLAIVLFLRGTRGGLLISMLAGSGLAYLLGAGHGPDKTETGPLFAGYGKVFLGMDWTGVLSLVFWIAVFLLLLIVVFENIGLVSAQTLMAGHPERFKSSLRALSVANIAAGLLGSSPVVAAAESSAGIAAGGRSGLTSFIAGLLFGATFLFIPALAYIPDSAIAPILIIIGGLMVQSVRLMNFSDPSEGFPAFLIMVMIPFTYSIVDGMAFGFIAYPVAKLALGRSSEVPPALYGIAGLFTANFILHAFL; encoded by the coding sequence ATGAACAACGACTTTTGGCGCCGCAGCCTCGGGATTGAACCGGAGCTTAATCTGAAGCGGGAATGGGCAGCCGGCATCGTCTCCTATTTCGCGTCGGTCTATATCGTCATGGTCAATGCCGCCATTCTGCATGATGCGGGCATGCCGCTTCGGGCGGGGATGGCAGCCACGCTGCTGACGGCCGTCGCCGGCTGCCTGCTGATGGCCTTCGGCGGAAAGACGCCGATTATCGTAGTGCCCGGCATGGGCATCAACGCTTTTTATACGTATACTCTGGTTCATTCCATGAAGCTGGACTGGAGAGAAGCGCTGGCGGTTGTCGTCGTCACGGGTCTCCTGTTCGCCCTGGTGGCGTTCACTTCGCTCTACCGGATACTCAGCGATGCGATTCCGTCCAATCTTCAGCATGCGATTACCGTTGGAATCGGGCTGTTTCTGACCTTTATCGGCCTGCAAAAAAGCGAGATCGTGATCGCCCACCGGACGACCTTTGTCGCCATCGGGCATTTCAGCGATCCCGCAGTCATTACATCCTGCGTCACTCTTTTGCTGGCGATTGTGCTGTTCCTGCGCGGCACGCGGGGCGGGCTCCTGATCAGCATGCTGGCCGGGAGCGGCCTTGCTTACCTTCTCGGCGCAGGACACGGGCCGGACAAGACAGAGACGGGGCCTCTCTTCGCCGGCTACGGGAAAGTGTTCCTTGGCATGGATTGGACCGGTGTGCTCAGCCTCGTGTTCTGGATCGCCGTCTTTCTGCTGCTGCTGATCGTCGTATTTGAGAACATCGGCCTGGTCTCCGCGCAGACCTTGATGGCCGGACATCCCGAACGCTTTAAGAGCAGCCTGCGGGCGCTCTCGGTTGCCAACATCGCCGCCGGGCTGCTGGGCAGCAGTCCGGTCGTGGCCGCTGCCGAATCGTCCGCCGGAATCGCCGCCGGTGGACGTTCCGGCCTGACCTCATTTATCGCCGGGCTGCTGTTCGGCGCCACGTTCCTGTTCATTCCGGCGCTGGCCTATATACCGGACAGCGCCATCGCGCCGATTCTGATCATTATCGGCGGCCTGATGGTGCAGAGTGTGCGCCTGATGAACTTTAGCGATCCCAGCGAAGGCTTTCCCGCCTTTTTGATCATGGTCATGATTCCGTTCACTTACAGCATTGTCGACGGCATGGCCTTCGGATTCATCGCCTATCCCGTCGCAAAGCTTGCGCTGGGCAGAAGCAGCGAGGTTCCTCCTGCTTTGTATGGCATTGCCGGTCTGTTTACAGCGAATTTTATTCTTCATGCCTTCCTTTGA
- a CDS encoding tRNA threonylcarbamoyladenosine dehydratase: protein MLHQFSRTELAIGPEGLEIMKNSTVAVLGIGGVGSIAVEAMARTGVGRIILIDKDSVDITNINRQIHALTTTVGQKKADLMVERVKLINPECEAIALNMFYTEETYEELFKYKLDYILDASDTIHYKIHLIKECLARKIPMISSMGAANKMDPTKFQVADISKTTMDPIARVIRQRLRKEGIKKGVKVVFSTEEPMKPRQDVTDKIVPENAPEIRKAKQPPASNAFVPPVAGLIMVSVAVRELLEIGGVKI, encoded by the coding sequence ATGCTGCATCAGTTCTCACGTACCGAATTGGCTATCGGACCCGAAGGTCTGGAAATTATGAAGAACAGCACGGTAGCCGTGCTCGGCATTGGCGGCGTCGGCTCCATTGCAGTGGAGGCTATGGCCCGCACGGGAGTCGGCCGTATTATCCTGATTGACAAGGATTCGGTCGATATTACCAACATCAACCGCCAGATTCATGCGCTGACGACAACGGTCGGTCAGAAGAAGGCGGACCTGATGGTGGAACGGGTCAAGCTGATCAACCCGGAGTGCGAAGCGATCGCGCTGAATATGTTCTATACCGAAGAAACGTATGAAGAGCTGTTCAAATACAAGCTCGATTACATCCTCGACGCATCGGATACGATTCATTACAAAATCCATCTGATCAAGGAATGTCTCGCCCGCAAAATCCCGATGATTTCGAGCATGGGCGCGGCGAATAAGATGGACCCGACGAAATTCCAGGTCGCTGACATCTCCAAGACGACGATGGACCCGATCGCCCGTGTCATACGCCAGAGATTGCGCAAGGAAGGCATCAAAAAAGGCGTTAAGGTCGTGTTCTCGACCGAGGAGCCGATGAAGCCCCGGCAGGATGTGACGGACAAAATCGTGCCGGAGAATGCGCCCGAGATCCGGAAGGCGAAGCAGCCTCCCGCGAGCAACGCGTTCGTGCCGCCGGTGGCGGGACTCATTATGGTCAGCGTCGCCGTGCGAGAGCTGCTGGAAATCGGCGGGGTCAAGATTTAA